From Epinephelus fuscoguttatus linkage group LG17, E.fuscoguttatus.final_Chr_v1:
GCATCTGAACGTGTACCAACACAACTGCTAATGTGGCTAGCGAGCATGCTAGAAAGCGCGCCAGCAAGAGTTTGGATGTAATAACTGTCTGCAGGGCCCTTTGAACTTAAAGTGCAAGTGATGTAGGCAGTGATGAAATCCGATCTCACTTGTCCACTTGTGTTCGGATCACTGAAATACACGTTAACACCAGGTATAAGCAGGCTCAATGAGGCCTTgctttaaacattatttttctatGCACTGTGACCGTGTCAAACCTTCCAGCGCACTCCATCCTCACACAGCACTTTGGCATCCAAGCCTCTCCAGAAATCTGACTGTCCATAGCTAATCAGCTGTTTCAACacctgtcagtttgttttgcatAAAGCACCTTTCTCTCACGTCACTGTACAAAGGCAACACACCTACGCCACTACGAGTTTCACtcttatttaacatttaaaaggcaTTGGGATATTTCTCAAAGACGACACGCTGAATGGTGGTTGGCTAGGTAGAATCCCTCTTTGATCAGCAGGCGTGGTTTTCTGAATGGCAAGTGCACATACTGAGGCTCTCAAGCCTGTTGACCGTGCCCCTTGTATTTTTTTTGAAAAGCCACCAATGCCGACTGCTCCTTTCTAAATTAAATAAGAGGCTGCTAGTCTTCCACCTGATAAATACTCTAAATGCTCCGACAGCTACAAAAGTCCATTCTTGTTTAGTGCAAAAACAACATTGTCAAATGTTTGAGTTTTTATCTCCAGGAAAAGCAATGCCGTTCTGATCTGCTATTTTAAGGTGCTGGTATAAGGTAATGTTTAACAGGAAAGGAGCagtaacaacaaacacaaagccaTTTCCCAAATAGACAAGTAGATGCTATGAATTtcagcacattctcactgaggACACCCATTCATTTTCCTCACTTTCATTTCCAAAAAAGCGGGCTCCACCTGACATCAGTCTCCATAAAACACAAAGGAAGATCATGCTTGTACATAAGGGCATTTGACTACAAATTATTGTTCTGTGATGAAATTTAACGGATCAGAGGCCTCTCTGAATCACATACTTACATCCAGTGCAACACATGGATTTCAATACGTGCTTTTTCAGGCTGAAGAGGTTGTTCTTTCCTGTTTTTGGTTTGCAAGCAACTTTTAACAGTCTTACTAACAGTACCACAAGGGCACATTTGCAATTTCTCCGACTCAAGGACTGGCTATGATCATAGCTGATGTGGGCTTTGCATTTGTTGTTATACTGCTCAGGTGGAAAATTGAAAGTCTGTCGTTTCACTGGTGCATagaataaaaaaggaaagaaagaagggaaAGCTGTGTGCGAATACAAACACACTTCAAGAATTTGGTCGTACAGCTCAACGCTCAAAAccccaaaaagaaaaagaaaaacacattctcTCTTATCAGTTTgagtaaaatatgaaataaaacatcTCAACTACATAAACTGAGAAAGCGCGTTCACCATCATGCACACCAAGCGTTTAAAACCTCTACTGTCAATGCAAGACTCAAACAATGCCAATTAGATAGATAGCAGGGGTAATTATACAGAAATGGCCCGCAGTGTGATGTTACCATAACACTTAAACAGGTAACAAGAGGTAGAACACACGGCCATTTCCATACAATTACACCAGTGTCACGCAATATGGCCGAGCCTCCCGCTTCGATTGAGGAACGCGCGTCTATAGAAGTCATACCAACGTTCTGCTATCAAAAGTGCATCCAAATTTACATGTTGTGAGACCAGCACCGATAAGAACAATATTGACATCATAACAGTAAATATCAAGTACGTGATTTTCAGAATGCCCCACAAACACAGTCAGTCGGATTTCTAGTTGCTTTACAGGTAATGAGTAAAAAGGGTAACACAGAGAGGTCGTCAAAGGGAGAGAAAAGATCCTCAAAACGATGAagcatcttcttcttttttttccttatgcATACAAGTTAAAAAGCCTCGTTGACCAGTCCAGTGAGGATTTAAGGTGGTTTACAGTGAAAACTTCTAGCACCTAGAATCAAGATGTCCTTTTGTGCTTCCATGTCTTTTGAATATTAATCATGTAAAAGTTTGTAATCTTGTTTGGCTAAGAAAGATTGTGTGTTTACAAAGGATACACCAAATTTTCAGGCTATAAAATCTACAATTTTACAAATGACCACATAAATACTTCATCCCCCTTAGAAAGGCATGAAGATGCTGATAAGCACTAAGAAACGCTActaaatgcaacatgctaaaAAACAACGACAACAAAAAAAGCCCTGATTATCTATCTCTATAAATGACCCAAATTCAGGTGAGATACCCCACTGCTAAATCTCTTGGTTAAAAATGATGCATAGTTAGAAAATATAGACTACTCGCCTCCAATCAAGATTATGAGAACATTCGCCAGCTTAACTTAGTAGTAAAACTTAGATGGGATGTTAGGAAATGTCTAGAATTATTAGTAAGACTGTAACAGTCTTAGAAGGCAAgataatatttgcatttaaaatctGTATACAAATAGACAGTGTTAATTTAGACTACATGTGGGCCagtcattaaaaaaactaaTATTTTCATCAGCCTCCACTGAAAGCTTATTCAAAATATACCTTATTACCAACGTTACTATATAGTATAAAGACTCACAAAAAGTCATTTGCATAAAACCCAAGCGTTTGTGCGACGGCTGCTCCCAATTCATGGagcaaacactttttttttttttaagggaatTTCAATCAGATAAAAATGTTGCAGCTTTCACTCCACTGTACCGAATGCCTAGATATCGAGACGCCACACAAACATCCCGCTCTGACAAAGACGCTGCAGAAAACACTATCCTACTGCTATATACATTAAAACATAGAAGTAGGGTTAATGCGTATAAAGGAAGAAATAAACAATTATCACAAATGCCTAAATGTCTAAAACATGAGTCAGCTACATGCATATTCATAACAAAACTGATTGAAATTAAATTACTACAAAAacagaagggggaaaaaaaaaaagatttcatcAAGTTCCCCTCTATGTTGATTTCTAAATCATGTGTCTTTCATCAACACGGCTCAGACTACATTAGAAAGGTGTCCTCGTTGGGAACCGGTCCCAATACGCTATATGTCTCTGCATGAGAATGGGGTTAAACTATTTCTGTTCGGACTAACGAGAGTCAGAGAGGGATACGACCGCTGTTCTTTCAATCTCTATGTGGACACTAAAAGCCCTCACCTAGAATAAGTGTTGGTTCAATGGTTGACAACAAATCTGATGAAAAGAATCCTTTTGTAAATTGTCACCAGATTTGGCATAAAATGGTCATCAGTGTCAATCAAGGACAAATACTGAAAACCCAGCAGATGTGGGCCTAATAATTCatagttggttttttttttttttttttttaacacagaaatgacaacagaaagGTGGTCTCAAATGGCACTTTTCATCACATAGTGCCCTATGTGAAAAATCATACACAACCCTCAATATATTAAGTACTTTTGTCCTGATTGAAGTACCCATTCTGGTCAGTGCACTTTGCTTTGATTGGCTGATAAATAGTTTGTCAGAGGAGCAAATCTTTAGGCATATAAACAGTTAACAGCCCCCTCATCTTTGATGAACTTGATACTTCTCCTTTCGAGCACCAAGACCCTAACAAACAATAGAAACAGGAGAAGGAGGGTAAACATCTTCCTCTAAATTATAAATCACCCCGATGTAAAATGATCCTGCCCACTAGTTTAGAAATGGTTGATTTCTTCTATCAGTGTAcaaacttttccttttcctttcatACTTTGCAACATATGCCCCTAcgacaaatacaaacacacactaatgcACAACATCTAAATAAAACCTCTTCCAGCGTAGACGCCCGAGAAAGGGGTTCTTTTGCATCTTACAGTCCACTAGCTGGCTTGATTTGGGTAGGTCAAGGGCTGAAGTACAATTGTAGACACATGGGTAACTGACAGGTCTGTTGGGTAGGGAGATCACTACGTGAAACCACTTTGACGCTATCTACAGCTGACAGTGAGACAGCGAGGGGTAGTGTGTTCCATCAGTGGGGTCTCACCCACGCCAACCTGGGGTTGTGTGCTCTCAGGCAAAGTACATGGTGCGCAAGGTGTCCTGGTGGATCTGAACGGCCTTGGCCAAGGCCTGTTGGTCACGCCCATTACTCTGGCCTGATGTATGACTGCCCTCAGCActgaaacagcaaaataaaattacagaagGGTAAAAACAGTTAGGGTTTTCTTCAACATTTCAATTAGGTTCGATCATACACTGAATAAAAGAAATGGCTGTAGCCAGGCATTTCTGCTGTCTCCATCTTGGTTCGTTGGAGCCAGACGTGAACTTAAACAGACGAGACGGTGGAGCTGGGGAGGAGCGAACAGTGAATCCCACTGAGAACCTGAGGACATCATTTACCAACCTATACCAGCAACCTAACTGCACCTGACTCCTGGCTACTTTGTGCAAAGTCGCTTCAAGATGCATCCGGAATTCACATTAATTGTGAAATTAAATTGGGATGCTACTTTTGGCTAGCCAAAAATGACTCTTTAGAGTGTCTGTaatacaaccaaacactgaacaagacaTTTTTAGGCAAACAAAATATATCAATCAACTTTTATaaagtaaaaacacactgtgaaaGGGTCGAAGTTCAAAGACGAAAACAGGTAGCATGTCCTAAAACATACCTGCTTTGTCGTCTATTTTACTCTAAGAAGGATCATAAtgtacaaaatgaacatcatgctgtactGAAGAAAACTCAAAACTAGTGTCTTGAGAACATACACTCATtatgaaaatgtttactgaggtaataaatcaagggAGAATTGGGGTCATTTTCTCCGACTATACAATCTGACTTCgttttgcaaccagtggagtcgccccctgctggcaaTTAGAAAGAATACAGGTTTAAAGCACTTCAGCATTGGCCTCACTTTTCAAACCCAGAGGCTATGTctacttcttttatacagtccatggtttTAGTTTAGCAGAATAAATGTACACAAGACTGCTCCAAAGGGTAGTAGACACAGCTTACCTGTCGTGCTCTTTGTCCACCAAGTGATAGCGGGCCCGGAAAGCCACCAAATGGGCGTAGTAAGCTGGTGCTGGGATGGAAACTGACCGGGTGCAGCGCACATAGGTGTGGCATAGCTGGTAGGTGAGGACCTGCAGTTCATCTGAAGAGAAGTGGTTGTCGTCCCAGAGCACGTGGTAATGAGACGGCCGGCTGGTACCCTTCAAGGAGTGATCATGGATGACAACCGTTACTTTGTGAACACCAGGTGAAACACTGCCCGCACCATGAAAAGACTTATGTTGTTGACTAATTTAGCTGATGATCCATTTGTTTTTCATGCATAGTCGAAAACTAAGAAAATCAATTAAATTTGCCCCCCTATTTTTTTTCGATTCAGTTCTTACCTGAATGCCAGCGTGACTGCAAAGGTAGAAGTCAAATTCTGACGGGTGAGTGATTTTGGTGTCCACTGTGGTCCCTGCAGGAATGTTGCCACTCTTCCcaacctgaaaaaaaaatccacacaaCAATGCAATAGTGAGTTAGGATGGTACCCATACATGTTAGGATATCAACCTTGAGCTGGCTTGGTGCTATCCGTGCATGCCGAACATCTTTTCCTACTGTTGGTTTACTTCAAAAAGGTGCATCACTTTGATCTCAaactttcattattttttaaagttggttacaaaactgacaaaaatCCCTCCCCTACCGATACAATACACAATACTGACCCTCTCATTTCTGTCCATACAGAAGAGTCTTGTGTGATGTCTCTTCTGCACGACCACAAAGGTGATACCAGGCTGGTAGTCCTTCTCTAGTTTTATGCAGGCCTCACGGATCGCCAGCAGCTCATGCTGAAGGACCTGTACCTCAAAAGACATTAAATTTGAACAGGAAAAAGTTGTATAGATGATGAGAAAAACACATCAACTACATAGGCATAAACACAGGAAACATTAACACTGAGCTCTGATTAAGTGCCTCAAAATAAGTCTATCCTTTCTGGTTTTCCATTGTTTATTCTGCATCATTTCTGGTATGTGTATCACCTGGTTGAACTGGCCCTCAGAGATGCCATCACGGTAGTAGATGATTCTGGTAGGCTTGAAGCGGGTGGACTTGTAGAACTGGATGAGCAGCTCCCTAACCATGGTGGCCAGGTCCTGGATGATGTCCTGGCGGTGCTGCTGCACCCGCACTGTGGCACAGTATCTGCTGGGGTGGGCATCCATACTGCCAACGACCTGAGAATGATATACAGCTTAGTATCAAAAGAAATAGTAAAATGTTTAACATCAAAGTGTGGACGAAAAATAGAAAAACTCTTCACATGCCTTACTGAATTAAGCGTTTTGTTCTGGGTTGAAGAACTAATTGGTCTTACGTGGCAGATCAAGTGATGTATCACATGTTCCGGTTTGGGAGTGGGTTTTGAAAATCAAACCTATGCAGGACTCTGAATTGAAGCAGTAGATAAGCAACTCCCATGTATTGAGAGgtataattactgtttttcagGAGCATTAATGACAGCAATTTAACGACTTCGGTTCCCCATCAGCAATGGGTGTCTGCAGCAAGGTAAAGTGATAAGGTGGGCATTTTTAAAGGTGGCTAAATTagattgttttttacattttgctgctgcccccgcgatagcagtacactgcttagcttctgtggtggtactcctgcctgcttcctCAACTGGGGGCATGCCACCCACCACCTACTGTAGGCAATAGAGCGTCCCAGGAATGTTCTAAAACcaagaaatgagttagcattttagcactcctggttcccttgtcttgaAGTCAATGGATTTTTTCAATAGGGTTTTTGGTTTGGTGCCGAAAGTCTGCGGTTAACACAAACTtcagagactttcatgttttgttccaAGACATAAAATTTGTCAATAAATACCCAACTTGTAAAcgttgaagcttttatgtgtctttaaaaaggcgGTTGCAAACAAgcggctaaatgagactacagaatgtcatcacggCAAACACAGCttcacagccttgttgtggtggcgaCGCCGAGTCATGCAACTGTCATGTAGTTTGTTCAAAGCCTAACATCagctttttacctctggcgACTGCAGTTAGGCTCcaaaaatcagaaaaagtcgcgttcatttgtgaagattatctttccgagcaaaacatgtaagtataaTTTTtatcacagagcttattttctgtggCTAACAGAAATACACCACCCCTGGAGCACTTCACACAtgtgactatggataagtatctCACACAAGCCCACTTTGAAAAattcaaactatccctttaagagctGCAGAGATGGTTGTTGATTCTCTGTGATGTTAGCACTTACATCACACCCCTTTTAACTATCTTGTGAAGGGCAGATGgccatgttgtgttgtgtgatgtGGTGTTACTTACAGCAGCAATGGAAGGTTTCTTTCCATCTCCTGCAGGCGGATGAGTCACATCTGCACCAAGGAAGATCACTGGCTGCTGGAAGACCAACGGTCTGGAACAAGAACACAGAGTGTAGACGCTTGAAATTCAGCACAAAATATTAGATTTTCCAATTTAGGATAAAAGTTGATGGGTGTCTCATTTAAAGATAAACACATGattaatttcagaattttattacTGGTATCTTCACTGACCTGCCCTGTGGGAGGAGGATATTATTGACACCGCCCAGCTTGACATTGATCTTGAGACAGAGGTTGGAGAGGGTCTGAGGTGTTGTCTTTTGAACATTCTtcacctgcacacactgcgTGGCCATGCCAAGTACTGTGTCCCCAACACGTTTCACCTCAGCTGCAACACACATCAGAACAATGAGGAGATATCAACAGATTAAACATGTACGAATAGGATGGGAAAGGGTGTTAAAATGACAGAATGAATTTGGAAGCGAATAGTAGAGCGGGTAGGAAGAATCAGAGAGAATGTGGTTATTTCCTAAAGTAGAAACAGAAGCAGTGAAACTTGCTCAGCAGGCATGTTCGGAGACATCAGACCAACTGCCCGAGCTTCAAGTTTAACTCTTTCTAATCACACAAATCCTCACACATTTGGGAAAGTGCTTTAAGCAATGCCTCGCCACTGCAAAAAACCTTTCGTTTAAACAGCTAGAGTCTGTGATGTCAGTTAGTGTGACACTTCTGCTTTAACAACTAAAACTGTCAGACTTTAATTGCATGTTGTCATGGTGTTATTACTAAAATCAAATGTTATTTGGCTGTAAAAGGACAAACTGACTTAATGCAGAGAAAGATACATAAATATTTGGGATGAATGTTGATCAACTCGAGCAAAATCATCATCTTTAGCAACTGTAGGTGATGGAAAACTTTAACCAGTGGAATGAGCAAGATGTTAAGTTTGCAGTTTACAAGATGTTGAGTACGGTCAGTCAGGATTTCACTTGACACAAACTGATTGCTCGGGCTTAAAACAGCCTCTTATGTCTGCTGCAGGAATATAAATCATGCAGCACTGACTTTAACAGCAACAGACTATATGAGTGGATCCCTTACCGTAGACGGGCGTCTTTCCCGGTAGGATGACGACCACCAGCTGGAGGCCCTGGTAGGTGTACTTCAGGTGCCTGAACATAGGCTCCACGCTGTCTGCTCCCTGGGCGTACTTACAGAAGCAAGGCTGACCCTGGATGGGCATCCCTGCATCCCGAGAGATCTTCCTCAGCTGATCTGTGAATGCTCTGAGACAGAAGAGGAACTTCTTTATTCACAGCTCGGTGAGGTTTAGTGATTCAGGTTGCAAGAGAAAAGAATGGCAAGCAAGAAAAAGTCCAAGTCCAGAggtgacatttttaaaacttttggggtgaattgtccctttaaacttttattttaaccaaacaaGACCGTATACGTTAAATAAGGATATTAGATTTACTCTGAACTGCAACATATCTGAAAAGAACAAACCCAGATACAGTGGGGCCTTTAAGTCTTCACATGCTATCCATTCTATCAAACACGTCAACACTGGCATAAAGCTTGAGACAAACTCTATAAAAGTCACAAATGGAAATGACAAAACCTTGCAGAAGCATTGCAAGTGAATGGCACAGCTGTACGTAATCAGCATGCACTCTGACGCCCCTGTGGAGCTAAAATACCTCGGTCCTCATGGGGGCAATACAGTGAAAGACTCTGTGAGCTGTGCTGTCATGACAGTTGTGAAAGACCCAACTGAGGCACAAATCAAATAAGACAGCTTTGTGCTGTTTCTGCGCTCCCGACTGCAGCATTTGAAACTCCAGCTCGTGGCTCAATGTATCCTTGTGTTTGTGCACTTCCATAGGATGTGTTCCAGGCCCTACTTTATGCCCGTCCATCATGAGCTGCCTGCCACCAGAACTGACACAAGACACATGTACAATGAAATGCAATACGTGCACTTTATGTACGTCACTTACTTGAGCAGAAGTTCAGTGCACTGTCTCTGTGGTGCAAAGCAGGCGATGGCCCACACTTTGATTTCAATGCCGGTGTGGAACTGCTTGTTCCTCATGTCCCATACTCCCTGGATTGGTGTGGCTATTGCTTTGTTCTGCAAGATGTAATGACAGCAGCCTTATTAGTGCTTGTCACTGTACACAAGATTAAAGTATTCCCATAAAacttaataataacaatgaattAATTGAGTCGCAGCTACATGCACGAAGagcacaggccacaatcaacacaTCCAAGCTGGTGATCAACATACCCTGCCTCCGTACAGAATGGAAGGTGCTTGTAGGACACGGCCATTCACTTCTGTCATCTCATCCCTCACCATCACTCCAAATTCACGAACGTAAGGGTCAGTGTTGAAGTTGGCACTTCTCAtctgataaacaaacaaagcacGGCAGTTGAAATACATGTGATTGTCATCTGAATTCCAGCAAATTTAACAGTTAAGATCTCAGTTAAGAATCTTCTTAAAATATAGTCatgataaaaaaaggaaaatgcaacaattgttgtttattttttacatatacatgtttatttctcacaAAAATCAACAATTAACACCCATCCTTATTTCAAATTAGCCCAACCTTCTGAGCAGCATTTTCAGTGTGTTGCTGAGGCAGTGCTGGTGTGAGTCTACATGCAGTAGGTACTGTATCTATGTCACTGTTATGACCGAAAACTATGGTAGGTTGCCAGGGTACCAGCCAATTTATGACCACTGTCATGAGCACTccagcagccaatcagcaaACAACACTGAGCCTGTGCTTGGCATCAAACTGAAAAACTTGGCAACACAGGCAGACACTTTTTCTTATCTCACCAAACAGTCaactaaaacatatttttgagcAAAAAAAGTCAAGACAGGCCATGCAGTCATTATTACTGATATCGTTTTATTAAATATCCCATAgccttagaaataaataaatgtataaatatgcTACTTTGGCTCTGATGCAGCCACCTCTCTGTAGCCGTGCTCTATGTCCCGCCCACAGCGCTATCTGATTGGTTACACATCACAAGTAATGGGCAGACATGCCGATGCACATTTAACCTGTGTTTGACTCATTTATATGAGTCAGCTGTCACTTCACTCTGCGTCATGCACTTGCACAAATGCAGCAATGTGAAATTTTAACTCGCAAGCTCACAAAAAATGGGCACATATGCAACCATTTTAGTTTGCAGTCTAGAGCCATGGCTGCTACCAATTTCAATTTTCTTGCCTCCTGAGTCCTGACTTATTATTGAATCATCGTGCATTCAACAGACACACAACTGAGCATTCAGTAAACATTAATTTTACAACTTACCAATTTACTAATCTCGTCCTGACGGTCTGGTGCTGATCGGGCTGTGGCACGAATCATAGTGGAGGTCTGATTGTCTGTCAGCTTTTTGATGCAGCGCTGTCCTGCCACTATGTTACACACCTACAGAGAACACACGTGAAAACGAACAAGTTCAGAGGAAAATCAAAAGTGAATCTGTAATTTTTCAAAAAGCAAATAAGCTCATGAAGTCAGTGATGCTTACCTCTAGAGGTAGGTAGGTGTGCTTCTGCTCCTGTCCCACCTGTAGACACGGGAGGTGGGGGTATCTCAGGATGAGCTTGTACTTGTCTTTGAAGTACTGTGCTACTGTGCATTCAATAGTTTGGCCATTCTCCTGCTGCAGGGGGAACCTGAGGGAAGCACATACCAGAAAGATACAGCTGATCCTTACATACACAGGGCATTTTTTAACCACACAGTCCGACACTGGACACTGACTAAACCAGAATAATCTTCTGAGCTGTTCAATGGGTTTCATATAAAAACCTGGTTCAAATGTACATTTAACTCAGTAGGTGGGGAAAAATAAAACGTGGCAGAAGTTTACACCAGTCTATCCCAATTTTAAGCATTATCAAGCATCCACATGACTTGCATCTGGACCAACATGTCATGTTTTGTAAGTTTAATACATAGTGTCTCTATGGCAGTGGAGGGATGCTTTCCTATCCCAGTGTACATTATGTTACACAGTGCTTGACTACAGATTATGTACTTCAGCAACAGTACAATTACCACGAATGAAAAGTAGACAGAAGAGCTTTCTTACGTTTGGTGGCTGGCTGGTCTCCTGGTCACGTTGCACACTCTGTACTTTCTCTTCATCTGCCCACAGTGAGTGATCTCCACCTTCAGGCCTGGACGGAGTAATCACAATGAAGGACAATAGAATTGAGACACAacccacaaacacagacagatgcTATAGGTCATAACTAATAAGTGACAAATATTTAAACTGTTCAAGTACAGATATCGAGGTTTAGAATAAAAAGTTTCTTATCTTGCGTGACTCTAAACTGACAACTGAATCAGGTATAACATTCAAATcataaaaaacattataaaCTGAATTAAGTCTCATCATTTCCCACCCTTATTGTAAATGCATTTCACTGATAAATaacccaaaataaaaacttcaacatctcgttttttttccctgagagtcaatgtcttttttcatttgtttccaaTGAGGAGACTGCTGCCTGGAGTGCAGCTGCTGCACCCAGCACCCAGTTTTTGTGCGACCGCTCCAAGTACTCCTAGATGAAAATCTCTTAACATTAAAGAAAGGGGCTGGTGTCTGTCACTGTCGCTCCTTCACTGTCTAGCTCGAACTCTGTCAGAAATGATCACAACCGGGACAGAAAAGCCCAGCTGTGGGGGCAGACTGGCCACACCGTATGTTGCTGGTGAGTATTGTGCTTTTATAAATGTATGGGCTGTGTAGTCAACCTTTGGTTGATGTAGTGTTACCTTGGCGACCAAGCTAATGTTGATGTAAAGATATTTTAGccacagacacaaaaccaaTGTGCAGCACCCCATAAAAAAGCACCGAAGTGCCTTTTTAATCAAGCGTTAGAATGAAGCACTCCCCGGCGCCCTGCCATAGCTTTCCTGCCAAAGACGACTGCTAAGTGGACACACCGCCTAATTGACAAAGACTTCAATAACCACTACTAAGTGAGCTCCTAAGCTTTACTTACCTTTGATTTCCTTTGTAAATTTCACTCGCTGAGAGTCTGTTAAGGGCTTCTGTTGTTCTTCGATGCTTTTGAAATCCAAGACCTCGCACATGAACTCAATTACAGGCTGGGCTTTGTAGAACGCAGTGGCAGAGactgcaaacaaaacaagcacacaGAGGTGAGATTCACATCAACGACTCCACTTCATGTGACTCTTGTACAATCAGCGTGAAAGTTACCGTCGATGTTGAGCATCATTTTCCAAAGGGAAGGTCTGACAGACTGGTGGAAGCCAAACCACACCTCTCTGCCACCACCAAGGGGGTTTGAACATCCCTCTGAGGGAGTGAAGAAAGAGCGGCCCACCGGGGTATACCTATAACAGAGGACAGCTGGTTGTGAAATTTCATTGACATGTTCTGGGAAATGGAAGCTACTCAACAAGCTGGTTAAGAGGGAAAAAGAGATGGTCAAATAGAAGTTTCAAGTCTTAAGTCTCTACAATTTGATTGTCTCACCACACTGAAACAAACGTAACCAACTCCCT
This genomic window contains:
- the ago2 gene encoding protein argonaute-2 isoform X1, which translates into the protein MYSSAGATEMQEGPRSSGSISSDPDVSDPPSSPVPEYVFKPPSRPDFGTMGRTIKLQANFFEMEIPKLEVYHYDIDIKPEKCPRRVNREIVEHMVQHFKTQIFGDRKPVYDGRKNLYTAMPLPIGRDKVELEVTIPGEGKDRSFKVSIKWVSCVSLQALHEALSGRLPSVPFETVQALDVVMRHLPSMRYTPVGRSFFTPSEGCSNPLGGGREVWFGFHQSVRPSLWKMMLNIDVSATAFYKAQPVIEFMCEVLDFKSIEEQQKPLTDSQRVKFTKEIKGLKVEITHCGQMKRKYRVCNVTRRPASHQTFPLQQENGQTIECTVAQYFKDKYKLILRYPHLPCLQVGQEQKHTYLPLEVCNIVAGQRCIKKLTDNQTSTMIRATARSAPDRQDEISKLMRSANFNTDPYVREFGVMVRDEMTEVNGRVLQAPSILYGGRNKAIATPIQGVWDMRNKQFHTGIEIKVWAIACFAPQRQCTELLLKAFTDQLRKISRDAGMPIQGQPCFCKYAQGADSVEPMFRHLKYTYQGLQLVVVILPGKTPVYAEVKRVGDTVLGMATQCVQVKNVQKTTPQTLSNLCLKINVKLGGVNNILLPQGRPLVFQQPVIFLGADVTHPPAGDGKKPSIAAVVGSMDAHPSRYCATVRVQQHRQDIIQDLATMVRELLIQFYKSTRFKPTRIIYYRDGISEGQFNQVLQHELLAIREACIKLEKDYQPGITFVVVQKRHHTRLFCMDRNERVGKSGNIPAGTTVDTKITHPSEFDFYLCSHAGIQGTSRPSHYHVLWDDNHFSSDELQVLTYQLCHTYVRCTRSVSIPAPAYYAHLVAFRARYHLVDKEHDSAEGSHTSGQSNGRDQQALAKAVQIHQDTLRTMYFA
- the ago2 gene encoding protein argonaute-2 isoform X2, translated to MYSSAGATEMQEGPRSSGSISSDPPSSPVPEYVFKPPSRPDFGTMGRTIKLQANFFEMEIPKLEVYHYDIDIKPEKCPRRVNREIVEHMVQHFKTQIFGDRKPVYDGRKNLYTAMPLPIGRDKVELEVTIPGEGKDRSFKVSIKWVSCVSLQALHEALSGRLPSVPFETVQALDVVMRHLPSMRYTPVGRSFFTPSEGCSNPLGGGREVWFGFHQSVRPSLWKMMLNIDVSATAFYKAQPVIEFMCEVLDFKSIEEQQKPLTDSQRVKFTKEIKGLKVEITHCGQMKRKYRVCNVTRRPASHQTFPLQQENGQTIECTVAQYFKDKYKLILRYPHLPCLQVGQEQKHTYLPLEVCNIVAGQRCIKKLTDNQTSTMIRATARSAPDRQDEISKLMRSANFNTDPYVREFGVMVRDEMTEVNGRVLQAPSILYGGRNKAIATPIQGVWDMRNKQFHTGIEIKVWAIACFAPQRQCTELLLKAFTDQLRKISRDAGMPIQGQPCFCKYAQGADSVEPMFRHLKYTYQGLQLVVVILPGKTPVYAEVKRVGDTVLGMATQCVQVKNVQKTTPQTLSNLCLKINVKLGGVNNILLPQGRPLVFQQPVIFLGADVTHPPAGDGKKPSIAAVVGSMDAHPSRYCATVRVQQHRQDIIQDLATMVRELLIQFYKSTRFKPTRIIYYRDGISEGQFNQVLQHELLAIREACIKLEKDYQPGITFVVVQKRHHTRLFCMDRNERVGKSGNIPAGTTVDTKITHPSEFDFYLCSHAGIQGTSRPSHYHVLWDDNHFSSDELQVLTYQLCHTYVRCTRSVSIPAPAYYAHLVAFRARYHLVDKEHDSAEGSHTSGQSNGRDQQALAKAVQIHQDTLRTMYFA